A genomic segment from Desulfurella amilsii encodes:
- a CDS encoding methylmalonyl-CoA mutase family protein, whose translation MHASKHNIRFVTATSLFDGHDASINIFRRIIQDSGAEVIHLGHNRSAYEIIQTALEEDANAIAVTSYQGGHIEFFKYMYDLLKENKSEYINIFGGGGGVIVPYEIKELQEYGICKIFSPKDGMQMGLTGMVDYMLEQSDFLTFDEEKLEEYLQSLPKTLPKAISLVEKLITQDSWTPYHEEVFQKYFEKLSKDTKVLGFTGSGGAGKSSLIDELLRRFLNNYQDKKIGILAVDPTKKSKGALLGDRIRMNSLPHKNAYMRSMATRSSNMSISKATRKVIDLYKMSGFDLIILETAGVGQSDIAVIDIADYNVYVMTPEYGAALQLEKINMLDYADVVVLNKYDKESAEDALYEVRKQYMRNHKLFDKKLEEMPVYHTVASNFNDAGANYLFYKLMQLVGIESQKVFEPISDASVNFLIPPQRTRYLSEIVSTIMDYKTRTNEQIRLSSNLYALEGAKKLLQLQLNTSIEPSEEADFVDTKIDESLKKENLEKALNVITQEIQQINVLLDTQTIRLIENWNNLREIYAKDYLISKIRDKEIKYELTTKTLSGNKIPKISLPKSNDYGEIVKFQLLENVPGKFPFTAGTFPLKRQDEKPTRMFAGEGTPERTNKRFHYLSTGQPFSRLSTAFDSIALYGQDPDMRPDIYGKIGNAGVSIATVDDAKKLYSGFNLCDPNTSVSMTINGPAPMMLAMFFNTAIDQQVEKYLKDNNKWGQAQDKINNYYKKLNVERPVYNNSFGIKDADENHLGLGLLGISGDLVVDIATYDQIKKYTLNVVRGTVQADILKEDQAQNTCLFSTDFSLKLMGDIQKYFIDNVVKNYYSVSISGYHIAEAGANPITQLAFTLANGFTYIEYYLARGMNIDDFAPNLSFFFSNGLDIEYSVIGRVARRIWAIAMKNKYSANERSQKLKYHIQTSGRSLHAMEIAFNDIRTTLQALTAIYDNCNSLHTNAYDEAITTPTEESVRRALAIQMIINNEFGMTKNENPLQGCYIIEELTNLVEEEVLNEFERLSKRGGVLGAMESRYQRNKIQEESLYYEELKNTGELPIIGVNTFVSDNYIQEEKIELSRSTEEEKKWQLDNLIAFQKRNGAFSKQYLDKLRYVAQTGGNIFEELMETVKYASLGQITNALFEVGGKYRRNM comes from the coding sequence ATGCATGCATCTAAACATAATATAAGGTTTGTTACAGCTACAAGCCTTTTTGATGGTCACGATGCCTCTATAAATATTTTTAGGAGAATCATACAAGATAGTGGTGCAGAAGTTATACATTTAGGTCATAACCGCAGTGCTTATGAAATTATCCAAACTGCACTTGAAGAAGATGCAAATGCCATTGCTGTAACATCCTACCAAGGTGGCCATATTGAATTTTTCAAGTATATGTATGATCTACTAAAAGAAAATAAATCTGAGTATATCAATATTTTTGGTGGTGGAGGGGGCGTTATTGTCCCCTATGAGATTAAAGAACTGCAAGAGTACGGCATTTGCAAGATTTTTTCACCAAAAGATGGTATGCAGATGGGTTTAACAGGCATGGTAGATTACATGCTTGAACAAAGCGACTTTTTGACATTTGATGAAGAAAAGCTTGAAGAATACCTGCAAAGTTTGCCAAAAACACTTCCAAAAGCCATAAGCTTGGTTGAAAAGCTCATAACACAAGATAGTTGGACGCCATATCATGAAGAGGTGTTTCAAAAGTATTTTGAAAAGCTCTCAAAAGATACTAAAGTACTTGGTTTTACAGGCTCAGGTGGTGCTGGCAAATCGTCGTTAATTGATGAGTTGCTTAGACGATTTTTGAACAACTATCAAGACAAAAAAATTGGTATATTAGCAGTGGACCCTACCAAGAAAAGCAAAGGTGCTCTTCTTGGTGATAGAATTAGGATGAACTCTCTGCCACATAAAAACGCCTATATGCGTTCGATGGCAACAAGAAGTTCAAATATGTCTATCTCAAAAGCTACGCGAAAAGTTATTGATTTGTATAAAATGTCTGGTTTTGATTTAATAATATTAGAAACAGCTGGCGTTGGTCAAAGTGACATAGCAGTCATTGATATAGCAGACTACAATGTATATGTTATGACTCCAGAATACGGTGCAGCATTACAGCTTGAAAAAATCAATATGCTAGATTATGCTGATGTGGTCGTGTTAAATAAGTACGATAAGGAAAGCGCCGAAGATGCTCTCTATGAAGTAAGAAAACAGTACATGCGAAACCACAAGCTTTTTGACAAAAAGTTAGAAGAAATGCCTGTTTACCATACAGTTGCTTCAAATTTCAATGATGCTGGCGCAAATTACCTTTTTTATAAACTTATGCAGCTTGTTGGCATTGAAAGCCAAAAGGTTTTTGAGCCCATAAGTGATGCATCTGTAAACTTTTTAATACCACCTCAGCGTACAAGATATTTAAGTGAGATTGTTTCTACTATAATGGATTACAAAACCAGAACCAACGAGCAAATCAGACTTTCTAGTAATTTGTATGCGCTTGAAGGCGCTAAAAAATTGTTGCAGCTACAGTTGAATACCTCTATTGAGCCAAGTGAAGAAGCAGATTTTGTTGACACAAAAATCGATGAAAGTCTCAAAAAAGAAAATCTGGAAAAAGCACTCAATGTTATAACGCAAGAAATACAGCAAATAAATGTACTGCTTGATACGCAAACAATAAGGCTCATAGAAAATTGGAATAACTTAAGAGAAATTTATGCTAAAGACTATCTTATTTCAAAGATCAGAGACAAAGAAATAAAGTATGAACTCACGACCAAAACATTATCTGGCAACAAAATACCAAAGATATCTCTGCCAAAATCGAATGATTACGGCGAAATCGTAAAATTTCAGTTGTTAGAAAATGTACCTGGCAAATTCCCTTTCACAGCTGGTACTTTTCCCCTAAAAAGGCAGGATGAAAAGCCCACAAGGATGTTTGCTGGAGAAGGCACGCCAGAGCGCACAAATAAACGATTCCACTATCTATCGACAGGTCAGCCGTTTAGTAGACTATCTACTGCATTTGACTCTATAGCACTCTATGGTCAGGATCCAGATATGAGGCCAGACATTTACGGCAAAATTGGTAATGCAGGTGTATCTATTGCTACAGTTGATGATGCAAAAAAACTCTATAGCGGATTTAATTTATGCGACCCAAATACCTCTGTTTCTATGACGATAAATGGTCCAGCACCCATGATGCTTGCAATGTTTTTTAATACTGCCATTGACCAACAAGTAGAAAAGTACTTGAAAGATAACAATAAATGGGGGCAAGCGCAGGATAAGATCAATAACTACTACAAAAAACTCAATGTAGAGCGCCCCGTATACAATAATTCATTTGGCATTAAAGATGCAGACGAAAACCACTTAGGTTTGGGCTTGCTTGGTATAAGTGGCGATTTGGTTGTAGACATTGCTACTTACGATCAAATTAAAAAATACACACTAAATGTGGTAAGAGGGACAGTACAGGCCGATATTTTAAAAGAAGATCAGGCGCAAAACACGTGTTTGTTTTCGACGGATTTTTCGCTTAAGCTAATGGGTGATATTCAAAAGTACTTTATAGATAATGTTGTAAAAAATTATTATTCTGTATCCATATCAGGCTACCATATAGCAGAAGCAGGGGCAAATCCCATAACGCAGCTTGCCTTTACTTTGGCTAACGGTTTTACTTATATAGAATACTATTTAGCGCGTGGTATGAATATTGATGATTTTGCACCTAATTTGTCATTTTTCTTCTCAAACGGCCTTGATATAGAGTATTCTGTTATTGGCAGGGTAGCACGCCGTATATGGGCAATTGCAATGAAAAATAAATACTCAGCTAACGAGCGTAGCCAAAAACTCAAATATCACATCCAAACATCAGGTAGATCGCTTCACGCTATGGAAATTGCTTTCAACGATATTAGAACCACATTGCAAGCTTTAACTGCCATTTACGATAACTGCAACTCACTTCATACTAATGCATACGATGAAGCAATAACAACGCCTACAGAAGAATCTGTGAGAAGAGCTTTGGCTATTCAAATGATAATCAACAACGAATTTGGAATGACTAAGAACGAAAATCCCCTTCAGGGTTGTTATATCATAGAAGAGCTTACAAACTTAGTCGAAGAAGAGGTGTTGAATGAGTTTGAGAGACTCTCAAAAAGGGGTGGTGTGCTAGGTGCTATGGAGTCAAGGTATCAGAGAAACAAAATTCAAGAAGAATCCCTATACTATGAAGAATTAAAAAACACAGGAGAGCTACCTATAATAGGTGTAAATACTTTTGTTAGCGACAATTATATTCAAGAAGAGAAAATCGAGCTTTCAAGATCAACCGAAGAAGAAAAAAAATGGCAATTAGACAACTTGATCGCATTTCAAAAACGCAATGGAGCGTTTTCAAAACAGTATTTAGACAAATTAAGATATGTTGCGCAAACTGGAGGCAATATATTTGAAGAATTAATGGAAACCGTAAAATACGCATCTTTAGGCCAAATTACAAATGCTTTGTTTGAGGTTGGCGGTAAATACAGAAGAAATATGTAG
- a CDS encoding DUF6125 family protein codes for MSKYPELDSLSKEELVKVIEDEAKNWLAHDGLWFQAVETHFGMDAAIKLDEEAWKDFTQIEAKRIMERLNLPQNSGLDGLEKALNFRMYRRINEQAIERLDDHTLILKMTSCRVQSARQRKNLPFFPCKSVGTIEYGYFASTIDNRIKTSVIKCPPDDITNAGYHCAWEFKLQ; via the coding sequence ATGTCAAAATACCCAGAATTGGATAGTTTAAGTAAAGAAGAGTTAGTAAAAGTAATAGAGGATGAAGCAAAAAACTGGCTTGCCCATGACGGTTTATGGTTTCAGGCTGTCGAAACACACTTTGGTATGGATGCTGCAATAAAGCTTGACGAGGAAGCATGGAAAGATTTTACGCAAATTGAGGCAAAAAGAATAATGGAGCGGCTTAACTTGCCTCAAAATAGCGGTCTTGATGGTTTAGAAAAGGCTTTAAATTTTAGGATGTATAGGCGCATAAATGAGCAAGCAATAGAAAGGTTAGACGATCACACGCTTATATTAAAAATGACCTCATGCCGCGTTCAATCGGCGCGTCAGAGAAAAAACTTACCATTTTTTCCATGTAAAAGCGTTGGGACTATTGAATATGGTTATTTTGCAAGCACAATTGATAATCGCATAAAAACAAGCGTAATAAAATGCCCTCCAGATGATATTACGAATGCTGGTTATCACTGTGCATGGGAGTTTAAGCTACAATAA
- a CDS encoding acyl-CoA dehydrogenase family protein — protein sequence MNFQLTDEEKMVQDTVRSFAQKELKPIAADIDKNHKIPDSIIKGLAELGLFGVYIPQEYGGAGLSFLSYAITVEEISKVCASTGVLISAHTSLCANSIYEFGTKEQKEKYLVPLASGQKIGCILLTEPEAGSDAANVSTTVKKEGDYYVSNGNKIFVTNGGYRDFGILIATHDKSLRHKGIDAFILDLKSEGVELQRNEDKMGIRGTYTSVFSLENVKIPKENLLGKESEGFKIAMDCLDGGRIGIASQALGIAEGAYEKALEYAKERKQFGKTLSEFQAIQFKLADMAMHIEAAKLLVYESAWIKDNLKNGASYNDLIIKSSMAKAYASETATYVTKEALQIHGGYGYIAEYEIERMYRDAKITEIYEGTNEVQRIVISKMLLK from the coding sequence ATGAATTTCCAATTAACAGACGAAGAAAAAATGGTTCAGGATACCGTAAGGAGTTTTGCGCAAAAAGAGCTAAAGCCTATAGCAGCAGATATTGATAAAAACCACAAGATACCAGACTCCATAATAAAAGGTTTGGCTGAGCTTGGACTTTTTGGCGTGTATATACCTCAAGAATACGGTGGAGCGGGGCTTTCATTTTTGTCTTATGCAATAACTGTAGAAGAAATCTCTAAAGTATGTGCTTCAACCGGTGTGCTTATAAGTGCCCACACATCACTGTGTGCAAACTCCATATACGAGTTTGGCACCAAAGAACAAAAAGAAAAATACTTAGTGCCCCTTGCAAGTGGTCAAAAAATAGGCTGCATTTTGCTAACTGAGCCTGAGGCTGGCTCTGATGCTGCAAATGTATCTACAACGGTTAAAAAAGAAGGCGACTACTACGTATCAAATGGCAATAAGATATTTGTTACAAATGGTGGTTATAGAGACTTTGGTATATTGATTGCAACACATGATAAATCACTTCGTCACAAAGGCATAGACGCATTTATACTGGATCTAAAATCAGAAGGTGTAGAACTTCAAAGAAATGAAGACAAGATGGGCATAAGAGGTACATACACTTCTGTCTTTAGCTTAGAAAATGTCAAAATACCAAAAGAAAATCTTCTTGGCAAAGAAAGCGAAGGCTTTAAAATTGCAATGGACTGCTTGGATGGTGGCAGAATAGGCATAGCTTCTCAAGCTTTAGGGATAGCAGAAGGAGCCTACGAGAAAGCGCTAGAGTACGCCAAAGAGCGCAAGCAATTTGGCAAAACGCTAAGTGAGTTTCAAGCAATACAATTTAAATTAGCCGATATGGCAATGCACATTGAAGCAGCAAAACTGCTTGTATATGAGTCTGCATGGATAAAAGACAATCTAAAAAACGGTGCAAGCTACAATGACCTTATAATAAAGTCTTCAATGGCAAAAGCTTACGCCTCAGAGACGGCAACATATGTAACCAAAGAAGCACTTCAAATACACGGTGGTTATGGATATATAGCAGAGTATGAAATAGAGCGCATGTATAGAGACGCCAAGATTACAGAAATATATGAAGGTACAAACGAGGTTCAAAGGATAGTAATATCAAAGATGCTATTAAAATAG
- a CDS encoding enoyl-CoA hydratase/isomerase family protein: MNVLFESKNGTGYLTINRPDKLNALNIDTINELKETFLKVEQDKTIKCVIVTGSGEKAFVAGADIEYMQKLTPNEALKFARLGQETLHLMEVSNKPYIACVNGYALGGGFEVALSCDIIFAQVNAKFGFPEVSLGILPGFGGTQNLSRLAGKLIAKELIFSAKMIDAAKAKELGIVNEIYQTREELLSAAKELAVQIQKNAPLAVGFAKRAIVDGFGLSKEDGLRYEASLFGVVFSSVDAKEGLSAFVEKRKPNYTGG; encoded by the coding sequence ATGAATGTATTGTTTGAATCAAAAAACGGCACTGGCTATTTAACCATAAATAGACCAGATAAGCTAAATGCTTTAAACATTGATACAATAAATGAGCTAAAAGAAACGTTTTTAAAAGTAGAGCAAGATAAAACAATAAAGTGTGTGATTGTTACAGGTTCAGGTGAAAAAGCTTTTGTAGCAGGTGCAGATATAGAATACATGCAAAAGCTAACACCCAATGAAGCCCTTAAGTTTGCAAGGCTGGGCCAAGAGACGCTTCACTTAATGGAAGTCTCAAACAAGCCCTATATAGCCTGTGTGAATGGTTATGCTTTAGGTGGTGGCTTTGAAGTAGCCCTTTCATGCGATATAATTTTTGCACAAGTAAACGCTAAGTTTGGTTTCCCAGAAGTAAGCCTTGGTATACTACCAGGCTTTGGCGGCACACAAAACCTATCTCGCCTAGCAGGCAAGCTTATAGCAAAAGAGCTTATATTTAGTGCAAAGATGATAGATGCTGCCAAAGCAAAAGAGCTTGGTATAGTAAACGAGATTTATCAAACAAGAGAAGAGCTCTTAAGCGCAGCTAAAGAGCTTGCGGTTCAAATCCAAAAGAATGCCCCTTTGGCCGTTGGGTTTGCCAAAAGAGCCATAGTAGATGGGTTTGGACTATCAAAAGAAGATGGCCTAAGATATGAAGCAAGCTTGTTTGGTGTAGTATTTTCAAGTGTTGATGCCAAAGAAGGCTTAAGCGCATTTGTAGAAAAAAGAAAACCTAATTATACGGGAGGATAA
- a CDS encoding 3-hydroxybutyryl-CoA dehydrogenase, with product MIKKVGIVGAGQMGNGIAHAFALHDYSVVLYDIAQTQLNKALKIIEENLKRQAKKNVIEESRIESTLKNIKPTTNLNDVSDVDFCIEASPENEALKLELFAKLDSIVKEGSIIASNTSSISITKLAFQTKRPDKVIGMHFMNPVPVMELVEVIRGITTSEETYSTILELAKSLGKNPALSKDYPGFIVNRILIPMINEAIYAYYEGIASIEDIDKAMKLGTNQPMGPLVLADFIGLDTCLAVQNVLYEGFKDSKYRPCPLLVKMVEAGYLGRKSGRGFYDYTKK from the coding sequence ATGATTAAAAAAGTAGGCATTGTGGGCGCAGGTCAGATGGGAAATGGTATAGCCCATGCTTTTGCTTTGCACGACTACTCTGTTGTGCTCTACGATATAGCCCAAACTCAGCTTAACAAAGCACTAAAGATAATAGAAGAGAACTTAAAAAGGCAGGCTAAAAAGAATGTAATAGAAGAAAGTCGGATTGAATCAACACTAAAGAACATAAAACCTACGACAAACTTAAATGATGTATCCGATGTAGATTTTTGCATTGAAGCCTCACCTGAAAATGAAGCTTTGAAGCTTGAGCTTTTCGCTAAGCTTGACTCTATCGTTAAAGAAGGCTCAATTATCGCTTCAAACACGTCTTCCATATCCATTACAAAACTAGCTTTCCAAACGAAAAGACCAGATAAGGTAATTGGCATGCACTTTATGAACCCAGTGCCTGTTATGGAGCTTGTAGAAGTTATAAGAGGCATTACAACAAGCGAAGAAACTTACAGTACGATACTTGAACTGGCAAAATCATTGGGCAAAAACCCTGCTTTATCAAAAGACTACCCAGGCTTTATCGTAAACCGCATACTTATACCAATGATAAATGAAGCAATATACGCCTACTATGAGGGTATAGCCTCTATTGAAGACATAGATAAGGCTATGAAGCTTGGCACAAACCAGCCTATGGGGCCATTAGTGTTAGCTGATTTTATTGGTTTGGATACGTGTCTTGCTGTACAAAATGTCCTTTATGAGGGTTTTAAAGATTCAAAGTATAGACCTTGCCCGTTGCTTGTAAAAATGGTAGAGGCTGGCTATTTAGGAAGAAAAAGCGGCCGCGGCTTTTACGATTACACAAAAAAATAA
- a CDS encoding thiolase family protein gives MREVYVVEALRTPFGSFGGALAGVEAPLLASEVIKELLKHTNIVGDDVDEIIMGEVLSGGVGQAPARQAMIYAGLPYKVHAMTINKVCGSGLKAIMLGAGSIMLGDSEIVLAGGAENMSKAPYVLKNARYGYRMGNGDLIDGMIFDGLWDPYDNIHMGNIAENMAKKHSISREEQDEYAIRSYKLAQKAQDTVFKDEIVPFVIKDKKGDKVIDKDEDPYKVVFEKVSTLKGAFVKDGTVTAANSSTISDGAALCVLASKDALKRYNLKPLARLVAYSTNSLPPQQFPEAPVGAIEKVVKKANLSLADIDLFEINEAFAVVVLIAIKQLGLDINKVNVNGGAVSMGHPIGASGGRLVATLTKQMKRQNAKYGLATLCIGGGEAVAAIFENI, from the coding sequence ATGAGAGAAGTCTACGTGGTAGAAGCATTACGTACGCCTTTTGGTTCTTTCGGTGGAGCGCTAGCTGGTGTGGAAGCACCATTGCTTGCAAGTGAGGTAATTAAAGAGCTGCTTAAGCACACAAATATTGTAGGCGATGATGTAGACGAAATTATAATGGGAGAAGTTCTAAGTGGTGGTGTGGGTCAGGCTCCAGCAAGGCAAGCTATGATTTATGCAGGCCTTCCCTATAAAGTGCATGCAATGACAATCAATAAGGTCTGCGGCTCTGGCTTAAAAGCCATTATGCTTGGTGCTGGTTCTATTATGCTTGGCGACAGTGAGATTGTGCTAGCTGGCGGCGCAGAAAATATGTCTAAAGCGCCGTATGTTTTAAAAAACGCCAGGTATGGCTACCGCATGGGCAACGGTGATTTAATAGATGGTATGATTTTTGATGGCTTATGGGACCCATACGATAATATACACATGGGTAACATTGCAGAAAATATGGCAAAGAAACACTCAATATCCAGAGAAGAACAAGACGAGTATGCAATAAGGTCCTACAAGTTAGCACAGAAAGCTCAAGATACAGTATTTAAAGATGAAATAGTGCCTTTTGTGATAAAAGACAAAAAAGGGGATAAAGTTATTGATAAAGATGAAGACCCATATAAAGTGGTATTTGAAAAAGTTTCTACACTTAAGGGTGCGTTTGTAAAAGACGGCACGGTAACTGCAGCAAACTCTTCTACAATCTCAGACGGTGCAGCGCTGTGTGTGTTAGCAAGTAAAGACGCTCTAAAGCGCTACAACCTAAAGCCTCTTGCTAGACTTGTTGCTTACTCTACAAACTCGCTGCCACCGCAGCAGTTCCCAGAGGCTCCTGTTGGTGCAATAGAAAAGGTCGTCAAAAAGGCTAATTTATCTTTGGCAGACATAGATCTTTTTGAGATAAATGAGGCTTTTGCTGTGGTAGTACTGATTGCTATAAAGCAGCTTGGTCTTGATATCAATAAGGTAAATGTAAATGGTGGTGCGGTGTCTATGGGTCACCCCATTGGTGCAAGCGGTGGTAGGCTTGTTGCAACGCTGACAAAACAAATGAAAAGACAAAATGCAAAATACGGTCTAGCTACACTGTGCATAGGTGGCGGCGAAGCAGTAGCAGCTATCTTTGAAAACATTTAA
- a CDS encoding electron transfer flavoprotein subunit alpha/FixB family protein produces MKALLIGEYKNGHIDESFYELVGFANKIGASSVGFMVAPLDVKPEYDGKVYIADISKAKDYNPKVHKGLILKLVEKENPDVVVFSHSSYGWDLAPRLAAALRAGQISEVIDVDNGEYIVPFCNAKLRRKVKPNTPKAVLTLQSGAFAPLKNNTAQIEPFDYTEEDTNLEFQGYEVAEKTGVDLTKAEVIISAGRGVGKKENIEIVRSLAKALKGELGASRPVVDAGWLDESYQVGTTGQTVAPKLYIACGISGAIQHLVGMKKSNFIVAINKDKDAPIAEVADVFVAADLLEFIPMLTSKLTK; encoded by the coding sequence ATGAAAGCACTATTAATCGGTGAATACAAAAATGGACACATAGATGAATCTTTCTATGAACTTGTGGGTTTTGCAAACAAAATTGGTGCAAGTTCAGTGGGCTTTATGGTAGCGCCACTTGATGTAAAGCCAGAGTATGATGGCAAAGTATACATAGCAGATATAAGCAAGGCAAAAGATTATAACCCCAAAGTACACAAAGGTTTGATATTAAAGTTAGTAGAAAAAGAAAACCCAGATGTAGTTGTATTTAGCCACTCCTCATATGGCTGGGACTTAGCGCCAAGGCTAGCAGCAGCCCTAAGGGCAGGCCAGATATCTGAAGTCATAGATGTAGATAACGGTGAGTATATTGTGCCTTTTTGTAACGCAAAGCTAAGAAGAAAAGTAAAACCCAATACCCCAAAGGCTGTCCTTACTCTACAGTCTGGAGCATTTGCCCCGCTTAAAAACAATACTGCTCAAATTGAGCCTTTCGATTACACAGAAGAGGATACAAATTTAGAGTTTCAAGGCTATGAGGTTGCAGAAAAAACTGGCGTTGATTTAACAAAGGCCGAAGTTATAATATCAGCTGGAAGAGGGGTTGGCAAAAAAGAAAACATTGAAATTGTAAGAAGCTTAGCAAAAGCTCTAAAAGGAGAACTTGGTGCTTCAAGGCCGGTAGTAGATGCAGGTTGGCTTGATGAGAGCTATCAGGTTGGGACAACTGGTCAGACTGTTGCCCCAAAACTCTATATTGCATGTGGCATATCAGGTGCTATACAACACTTGGTTGGTATGAAAAAATCAAACTTCATTGTCGCAATTAACAAAGACAAAGATGCACCTATAGCAGAAGTTGCAGATGTATTTGTAGCGGCTGATTTGTTGGAGTTTATACCTATGCTAACAAGTAAATTAACTAAATAG
- a CDS encoding electron transfer flavoprotein subunit beta/FixA family protein — protein MNILVCIKQVPDMESKFKISSDGQWYDQSDLTFKINEYDEYAIEEAVRLKEKLGNAEVVALSIGPERTKEVIRKALAIGIDKGVHVLDNDSHEKDPLQIATIIANYAKDKNFDIVFLGMQSQDRASAQVGPILSELLGYNCVTTIVGFEHQESKVNVKRELEGGIKAKISVKLPVILTCQLGLNTVRYPTLPNIMKAKKKELNTINVNDLLNEQPKVVNLQAYIPEKKKGGILLEGKADEVADKLISILKEKTQVLR, from the coding sequence ATGAACATTTTGGTTTGCATTAAACAGGTTCCAGATATGGAATCGAAGTTTAAAATCTCAAGTGATGGACAATGGTATGATCAATCAGACCTAACATTTAAAATCAACGAGTACGATGAGTATGCCATTGAAGAAGCAGTTAGACTTAAAGAAAAGCTAGGCAATGCAGAAGTTGTGGCACTCTCTATTGGCCCGGAACGTACTAAAGAAGTCATAAGAAAAGCACTAGCTATTGGGATAGATAAAGGTGTACATGTGCTGGATAATGACTCTCATGAAAAGGATCCCCTTCAGATTGCTACAATTATTGCAAACTATGCGAAAGATAAAAACTTTGACATAGTTTTTTTGGGTATGCAGTCTCAAGATAGGGCTTCTGCTCAGGTAGGGCCCATTTTATCTGAATTATTAGGTTATAATTGTGTAACGACTATTGTTGGTTTTGAGCACCAAGAGTCAAAAGTAAATGTTAAAAGAGAGCTAGAAGGTGGCATAAAAGCAAAAATATCTGTAAAGTTGCCTGTAATTTTAACCTGTCAGCTTGGTTTAAATACTGTAAGATACCCAACACTACCCAATATCATGAAAGCAAAAAAGAAAGAACTAAATACTATAAATGTAAACGATCTTTTAAATGAACAGCCAAAGGTTGTAAATCTGCAGGCCTATATACCAGAAAAGAAAAAAGGCGGTATACTCCTTGAAGGCAAAGCTGATGAAGTAGCAGATAAACTAATAAGTATACTCAAAGAAAAAACACAGGTTTTAAGGTAG
- a CDS encoding MerR family transcriptional regulator produces the protein MNNINNEEYFQIGEVSKKLGITPRTIRYYEEFGLLDPPLRIENGIRLYSNEDIRRIKFILKLKELGLTLKEMLELADIYNQHKQSLIIMPKLIEILDDHIDKIDSRITKLASLRNDIVEYRKRILTIIEENK, from the coding sequence ATGAATAACATTAACAATGAAGAATATTTTCAAATTGGAGAAGTTTCTAAAAAACTAGGTATAACTCCTAGAACTATAAGGTATTATGAAGAGTTTGGTTTGTTAGATCCCCCGCTGCGCATAGAAAACGGCATAAGACTATACTCTAATGAAGACATAAGGCGCATTAAATTTATTTTAAAATTAAAAGAGTTGGGCTTAACATTAAAAGAGATGTTAGAACTTGCAGATATTTATAACCAGCACAAGCAATCACTAATCATTATGCCAAAGCTAATTGAAATATTAGACGACCATATTGACAAAATTGATAGCAGAATTACTAAACTTGCATCTCTCAGAAATGACATTGTAGAATATAGAAAACGCATTTTAACCATAATTGAAGAAAATAAATAA
- a CDS encoding chalcone isomerase family protein — MKRVLLVMLGVLFLSKSALAVNVEGINVKNTLLVNSKQLQLNGYGIRHYSFLGIKIYIGALYTQEKVHSTEQLLSSKQDKAIVMYFLYPNVSKNKIVGAFKEGFRDNFSSILGTNEEKSFLELFKHSAKKGDSIEIALLENGNTQVYENNSLIGQIQSPELQKAILMVYFGPKPPDKSMKEGMLGK; from the coding sequence ATGAAGAGAGTATTGCTGGTAATGCTTGGCGTGCTTTTTTTGTCAAAATCTGCATTGGCAGTCAACGTAGAAGGTATAAATGTAAAGAACACATTGTTGGTAAATTCAAAACAATTACAATTAAACGGTTATGGAATAAGACATTATAGTTTCCTTGGTATAAAAATTTATATAGGTGCTTTATATACGCAAGAAAAGGTCCATTCAACAGAGCAACTTTTATCATCTAAACAAGATAAAGCAATTGTTATGTATTTTCTCTACCCAAATGTAAGTAAAAATAAGATAGTAGGTGCGTTTAAAGAAGGATTTAGAGATAATTTCTCTTCAATTTTAGGCACAAATGAAGAAAAAAGTTTTCTTGAACTGTTTAAGCATAGTGCAAAAAAAGGCGATTCGATTGAAATAGCTTTGCTAGAAAATGGCAACACACAAGTATATGAAAACAACTCTTTAATTGGCCAAATTCAATCACCAGAGCTTCAAAAAGCTATACTGATGGTTTACTTTGGGCCAAAGCCACCTGATAAATCAATGAAAGAGGGAATGCTTGGGAAATGA